Proteins from one Candidatus Pantoea bituminis genomic window:
- a CDS encoding arginase family protein, with amino-acid sequence MRKHSPDSIAVLGGDCLIDLEPFAWLSERWGDGLGILWLDTHPDVMTPAQYENAHGHVVGALMGNGDPDLTMRVKKR; translated from the coding sequence ATTCGTAAGCATTCTCCTGACAGCATTGCGGTTCTGGGTGGCGACTGCCTGATTGACCTTGAACCCTTTGCCTGGCTGAGCGAGCGCTGGGGAGACGGCCTGGGCATCCTCTGGCTTGATACACATCCGGATGTGATGACGCCTGCCCAGTATGAAAATGCACATGGACATGTGGTGGGTGCCCTGATGGGAAACGGCGACCCTGACCTGACAATGCGGGTTAAAAAACGGTAG